In the genome of Segnochrobactrum spirostomi, the window TCGGCGGGACCCGCACCGGGCGAGGTCGCCGGTCATCTCCATCCGGTGGCGCGCGTGGTGGGGCGCGGCCGCTCGCTGCGCCGCCGTTGCTTCGCCGGGGACGGGGAGCGGCTCGTTCTGCCGGCTTTCGGCGCGCTCGCGGGCGGGCTCAACGTGCTCGACGCCGCCTTCGCGCCGATCCTGCCGCGCGGCCGGCTCAGGGCGCATCTGATCGGCGAAGGGCGGCTCTACGCCTTCGCCGGGCCGGCTCTGCTGCCCGGCTGAGGCGTCTCAATCGCGGCGGAACACCACGCCGCCGATCCAGCCGATGCCGACCGCCATCGCGACCACCGCGAGGCCATAGAGGAACGGCCGGCCGACGGCGAAATCGTGCACTGCGGCCTCGAAGCCCTCCTTGCGGACCGTCAGGTCGAGCAGCGTGCGCGCGGCGAGCACCCGGTCCGAAAAGACGAAGACCTCCACGCGATAATCCCCGTTTGGCACCTTCTTCGGCAGCGGAACGGTGGCGCGGAAGAAGGTCGGCGTCAGCATCACGACGCTGCCGCTGCGTTCGGCGAAGAGGCCGTCGTGTTCGCGAAGACGGATCAGCGCGTCTCGAAAGCCCCCGTCGTCGCCGGTCGCCGTGGCCGCTCCGAAACTCGCGCGCGCCGCTCCGATGCCGTAGGCGTCCAGCGTCGCGGGCGCGGCGGCGTCGGCGAGGGGGCGGTTGGAATCGAGCGCATAGAAGGACGGCACGAGCGGGTATTCCCGCGAGGCGCCGCCGATCCACAGCCCGGCGACGCGCTCCTTGCGCCGCGCCGCGACGTGCTCGGGCGGGCCGCGCACAACGACGACCACGTCGTAAGGGGGGCCGTGGTCGAGCCCGCCGCCCTCGGCGCTGATGACGCCGAAGACGACGATGTCGGCGCCCGAGAAGTTCGATTGGATCTTGATCTTCGGCGAGGACACCGAGGCGACCACCGTCTCGGCCCACGCCGCGCCGGGGGCGGCGGCGAGCGCAGCCGCCACGAGGCCGAGGGCGGCGGCGCGCCGCGCGAAGGCGCCGATCCCGCTCACATCCGCGCTCCCCATTCGAGCACCGAGAGCTGGTAGAGATCAACCGGGTGAACGATGAGTTCGTAGCCGAAGCGCAGGGCGACCGCGAGAACGAGGAGCCCGAGCAGCGCCCGCAGATGCTCGCCGCGCATGCGCAGGCCCATCTGCGCGCCGAACTGGGCGCCGATTACGCCACCCACCATCATCAGGAGGGCGAGGAGGCCGTCGACCGAGACCGAGGTCACCGAGTGGAGCAGGGTCGCGATGATCATGGTGCCGAGCGTCTGGACGAGCGAGGTCCCGATCACGATCGAGGTCGGCACGCGCAGCAGATAGATCAGCGCCGGCACCAGGATGAAGCCGCCGCCGACACCGAGCAGCGCGCCGATGAAGCCGATACCGGCGCCGATCCCGATCACCGGAATGACGCTGACATAGAGCCTTGAGGTGCGGAACCGCATCTTGAGCGGCATCCGATGAATCCAGTTGTGGCTGCGGCGGTGGACCGGCAGGCCGCCCTCCCGGCGCGCGCGCAACAGCGAGCGCAGCGATTCGAACAGCATCAGTCCGCCGACGGTGCCGAGCAACGCCATGTAGGAGACCGAGATCACCACATCGAGGCGGCCGGCACGGCTCAACAGCGCGAAGCACCAGGTGCCGGCCGAGGCCCCGGCGATGCCGGAGACGAGGAGAAGCCCGGACAGTCTGAGATCGATCGAGCGGCGGCGCCAATAGGTGAGGGCGCCCGACGCGGACGACGCGATCATCTGCGGGGTGACCGTTGCCACCGCGACCGAGGTGGGCACGCCGGAAAAGATGAGGAGCGGCGTCAGCAGGAAGCCGCCGCCGATACCGAACAGCCCGGAGATGAAACCGACCGCCGCCCCCATGCCGACGATCATCAGCACGTTGATCGGCATCTCGGCGATCGGGAGATAGATTTCCACGGGAGGAAGCTCTCGCAGGGGCCGCCTGCGCGGCACGCAGGGAGCGCCATAGAAGACGCCGGAATCCGGAGCGTCAACCGCCGGTCGTCGTTCCTCGGCGACACGGCCCTCGACGACCCGGTGGCCACCTTTGCGCGCCACCGCATCTTGGGTTAGGAGAAGCGCGTCCGATCCGCGGCCTCCCGCGGGCCGCCCGCCCTTCCGGTTCTTCCCGACCAGCCGCCGCTCAGGCGCTCATTCCGGAGACAAGCATGACCGCTATCGTCGATATCATCGGCCGCCAGATCCTGGACAGCCGCGGCAACCCGACCGTCGAGGTCGATGTCGTTCTGGAAGACGGTTCGTTCGGCCGCGCTGCGGTGCCGTCGGGCGCTTCGACCGGCGCCCACGAGGCTGTCGAGCTGCGCGACGGCGGCAAGCCCTATCTCGGCAAGGGCGTCGAGAAGGCGGTCGAGGCCGTCAACGGCGAGATCTTCGACGCGGTCGGTGGCCGCGACGCGGAAGACCAGATCGCGCTCGACAACCTGCTGATCGAGCTCGACGGTACGCCCAACAAGAGCCGGCTCGGCGCCAACGCCATCCTCGGCGTCTCGCTGGCCGCCGCCAAGGCCGCCGCGGAAGCCTGCGGCCTGCCGCTCTACCGCTATGTCGGCGGCGCGTTCGCCCACACCCTGCCGGTGCCGATGATGAACATCATCAATGGCGGCGTGCATGCCGACAATCCGATCGACTTCCAGGAATTCATGATCCTGCCGGTCGGCGCCGAGACCTTCGCCGAGGCGCTGCGCGCCGGCTCGGAAATCTTCCACACGCTGAAGAAGTCGCTCAAGGACGCCGGCCACAACACCAATGTCGGCGACGAGGGCGGCTTCGCCCCGAACCTGCCGTCGGCCACCGCCGCGCTCGACTTCATCGTCCAGGCGATCGAGAAGGCCGGCTACAAGCCGGGCGAGAACGTCTTCATCGGCCTCGACTGCGCCTCGACCGAGTTCTTCAAGGACGGCCGTTACGATCTCGCCGGCGAAGGCCGCGTGCTCGATCCGGCCGGCATGGTCGATTATCTCGCCGACCTCGCCGGCCGCTACCCGATCATCACGATCGAGGACGGCATGGCGGAAGACGACTGGGCGGGCTGGAAGCTCCTCACCGACCGTCTCGGCTCGAAGCTGCAGCTCGTCGGCGACGATCTGTTCGTCACCAACACCAAGCGCCTCCAGGACGGTATCTCCCAGGGCGTCGGCAACGCGATCCTCGTGAAGGTCAACCAGATCGGCACGCTGACCGAGACGCTCGACGCCGTCGAGACCGCCCACAAGGCGGCCTATCGCGCGGTGATGTCGCATCGCTCGGGCGAGACCGAGGATTCGACCATCGCCGACCTGGCGGTCGCGACCAATTGCGGGCAGATCAAGACCGGCTCGCTCGCTCGCGCCGACCGCACCGCGAAGTACAACCAGCTCCTGCGCATCGAGCAGGAACTCGGTCCCCAGGCCCGCTACGCCGGCCGCAGCGCCTTCGCGACCTTCTCCAAGTGAGGAAGGCCCGGCGCGGCCCGCGATGGCCGCGCCGACCGCCTTTACGTTCCGCGAAGGAAGGCCGGGAGAGGTTTCCCGGCCAGGCGTCCTGCGGTCAACCGCTGCGCTTCGCTCTGGTTCCTGCACGCGGGCCTTGTTAAAAAGGCGGGCAGGGGGTGCTGCCATGCTTGTTGCCCGCGTGTCGAAGACCGCGCTCGTTGCCGCCATCGCGCTCTACGTGACGCTCGTCGCGGTCGGCAACGTCGTCGACTACGGCACGAACTACGCTTTCGTGCAGCACGTCCTGATGATGGATACGATTTTCCAAACGTCCCAGATTGCGGGACGCTCCATCAACGTGCCGCTCGTCCACCGCATCGCTTATGGCCTCATCATCGCCCTCGAATGGGCGGTCGCCATCATCTGTTGGGTCGGTGCGGTGGTCATGGCGCTCCGGTTGCGCCGGCCGGCCGTCGTCTTTCAGCGTGCCAAGGCGTGGGCGATCGCGGGGCTCACTCTCGGCGTGATCCTCTGGGCCGTCGGCTTCCTGGCCATCGGCGGCGAATGGTTCGGAATGTGGATGTCGTCGGTTTGGAACGGCGTGCAGCCTGCGTTCCGCATCGCCCTCTTGATCCTTGCAGTCCTCATCTACGTCTCGCTCCCAGAGCCTGAGATCGGCTGAGTTTGCGATCAAGCTATTGATTTTTTTTGATAAAGTGAAGTTCTCCCGATCAGTTTGGGACAAGCGCCGAGCGGTATGATCGCTCATCCTCACAGAGGTACGGCGGATCAGAATGAATATATTTGGCAGGAAGAACGCCCAGCTCGCGTTCGACGCGCTCGATCGCTCTTTTGCGATTATTGAGTTCGAGACGGACGGAAGGATCACGGCGGCCAACAAGAATTTCCTCGATCTCATGGGCTACCGGCTCGACGAGGTCGTCGGCCATCCGCACAGCTTGTTCGTGCCGGACGCGCTCAAGGTGAGCGACGATTATCGCCGGTTCTGGGACGACCTTCGCTCCGGGCAGTTCAAGTCGGCGGAGTTCCTGCGGATCGCCAAGGGCGGTAAGGAAGTCTGGATTCAGGGGACCTACAATCCGATCCTCGACGGCGGCAAGGTCATCAAGGTGATGAAGTTCGCCTCCGACATCACCGCGCAGAAGCTCCGGGCGGCGGATTTCGAGGGGCAGATCGCGGCGATCTCGAAATCCCAGGCTGTGATCCACTTCACGCTCGACGGGCAGGTTCTCGACGCCAACGACAACTTCCTGAATGCCCTCGGCTACCGGCTCGACGAGATCGTCGGCAAGCATCACAGCATGTTCGTCGATCCCGCGGAGGCGAGGACGCCGGACTACGCTCGCTTCTGGGAGCGGCTCGGCGCGGGTGAGTATCAATCCGCCGTCTACAAGCGGATCGGCAAGGGCGGGCGCGAGGTCTGGATCCAGGCCTCCTACAATCCGATCCTGGACCTTTACGGTCGCCCGTTGAAGGTCGTGAAGTTCGCGACCGACATCACCGAGGAGGTCCACAAGCAGTTGCGGCGGGAGACGATCCAGAAGGCGATCGGCGCCGACCTCGAGCGCATCTCGGACGAGATCTCGGATGCGAACCAGCAGGCGGCCAGCGCCGCGAGCGCCGGCTCCCAGACCTCCTCGAACGTCCAGGCGGTCGCGGCCGGAGCCGAGGAACTCGCGGCTTCCGTCGACGAGATCAGCCGGCAGGTCACCAGCGCGTTGAAGATTTCCAACGAGGCGGTCGGAGAAGGCGAACGCAGCAACGCGATCGTCGGGGGCTTGGCCGAGTCGGCTCAGCGTATCGGCGCGATCGTCGCCCTCATCAACGACATCGCGGCCCAGACCAATCTGCTCGCCCTCAACGCGACGATCGAGGCGGCGCGCGCCGGCGAGGCCGGTCGCGGCTTCTCCGTGGTCGCCGCCGAGGTCAAGGATCTCGCCAGCCAGACTGCGAAGGCGACCCAGGAAATCAGCGCCCAGATTGCGGCGGTCCAGGGCCGCACCGAAGAGGCGGTCGGCGCCTTGCGCTCGGTCGGCCAGCGCATCAACGACATCAACGCCATTTCGACGAGCATCGCCTCGGCGGTCGAGGAGCAGGCGGTCGTCGCCCGCGACATGTCGGCCAACATGCAGACGGCGGCGCAGGGCGTCGAGACCATCATGCAGAACATGAGCGCGATCGCGGGCTCGACCAAGCAGGTCGATCAGGCCACGCGTCAGGTGCGCGAGCGGTCGCTCGAAATCGCCTGACGTTTCGCGCGGCGGTGCCGCAACCAGCGGGCGCCGACGTCGTCGGGTGCCCGCCTTTGTGTGAATCCCTCTGAGAAGGCAGAGCTTTCGCGCCTCCCCTCAAGGACGGACGTGAGGCGGCGAGATGACTCCGCCGTTTCGCTCGGCTAGGCTCCGCCTCGCGCCGACGGCGTTCGACGCGGGTCTCCGGCGGTCGCGAAGCGGGTGGGCGCCCGCGCGGCGACGGGCTCGGCTTTCATGGGGATTTCTGAAACGATGCGATTGGGTCACTTGGCCATCGCCGCGGGGCTCGCGGCAGGGTTCGGCTTGACGGTCTGCGGCACCGGCGCGCTCGCCGCCGACGCGACCGCCACTCAGCCGGTGATGGGGTCGGCGCCCGAACCGATGCCGACGGGGTGGACGCTCAAGGGCGTCGTGGTCCTCAGCCGCCACGGCATGCGCGGTCCGACCTATGCCGTCGATTGCGATCAGGCCGGGGGTAACCCCAACGGATGCCTCGATGCGGTGGGGCAGCTGCCGTGGCCGACCCTCGGCGTGGTGGCCGGCCATCTGCTGCCGGAAGGCTACGACCGGGTGCGTTCGATGGGCCGCTACTACCGGCTGCGCTATGCCGAGGACGGCGTCCTGCCGAAGACAGGCTGCCCGGTGCCCAAGAGCGTCTACTTCATCGCCGACACGGACGAGCGCGTCGTCATGACGGCCGGCGCCGTGATGGACGGCATGTTCCCGGGCTGCGACATCGACAATCTGGTGGTTCAAGGGGATATCTATCGCGGGCCGTCCTGCGGCTATTCCAAGGAGAAGTCTGCGAAATCGGCGCAGGATTTCGCCGGCGGCTCGTGGGAGAAGGCGGCCAAGGGCGACCTCGCCGGGCCGATCGCGGCGCTCGACAAGGTCGTCGGCCCGCTGAAGCCGGAGGTCTGCACCGCGCTCGGCCTGAAGTCGCCGTGCTCATCGGCCGACATTCCGACGACCGATTCCAAGCCGGGGGTGATCAACTTCCTGAGCCAGCCGGCCGAACAGCTCATCATGCAATACGGGTCGGGCCTGCCGATCTCGGAGGTCGGCTGGGGCCGCGTCGCCGAGGCCACCGGCATGTCTACGTCCGAGGGCATCGGCTACATCAACAAGATCCACGCCTTCAACGATTGGGTCCTGAACTCCTCGCCCTACGACGCCGCGCGCAAGGGGTCGCAGGTGCTCGACGTCGTGGAGCGCAACGTGCGCGACGTTGTCGAGGGCAAGGGCGCGCAGTTCCGCTTCCTGTCGAGCCACGACAATTACATCCTGCATGTCGGCGGGCTGCTCGGCCTGACCTGGAAGCTCCCGAGCTATGCCGAGCATCAAGTGCCGCTCGCCGGATCGATCGCGTTCGAGGTCTGGCAGCCGCCCGCGGGCGAGCCCGTCGTCCGCCTCGTCTATGCGGCGCAGAGCATCGACCAGATCCGCGACAACCCGGATCTGACGCCGCAATCCCCGCCGGGCCTTCAGGTCCTGCCGGTGAAGGATTGCAAGCCCGGCCCGTCGGGGAGCTGCGCCTGGCCGGCGTTCAAAAAAATCGCCGACCACGCCATCATCAAGGCCTGCGTCCGCAGGTCCTGACGGTTACCGTGCGGGCGTCCGGACGGCCGCCGGCGCGGGAATCATCCCGCTAAACGAAGGCCCCCCAAGCGACCTCGATCGGTCGCCGCGGGGCCTTTTCGTTTGCGCTGCGAGGGCGCTCAGGCGGGCAGGGTCTAAGCGGGCCCGATCAGGTTCGCGATGTGGCGCACCGCGTCGCCGAGGCCGTCTTCGCCGGCGATGCGCGCGGCGAGCGAATGGGCGGCAGTGGCATAGGACGGCGTGCCGACGAGCTCCGCCAGCC includes:
- a CDS encoding TIGR02186 family protein, whose protein sequence is MSGIGAFARRAAALGLVAAALAAAPGAAWAETVVASVSSPKIKIQSNFSGADIVVFGVISAEGGGLDHGPPYDVVVVVRGPPEHVAARRKERVAGLWIGGASREYPLVPSFYALDSNRPLADAAAPATLDAYGIGAARASFGAATATGDDGGFRDALIRLREHDGLFAERSGSVVMLTPTFFRATVPLPKKVPNGDYRVEVFVFSDRVLAARTLLDLTVRKEGFEAAVHDFAVGRPFLYGLAVVAMAVGIGWIGGVVFRRD
- a CDS encoding sulfite exporter TauE/SafE family protein, whose amino-acid sequence is MEIYLPIAEMPINVLMIVGMGAAVGFISGLFGIGGGFLLTPLLIFSGVPTSVAVATVTPQMIASSASGALTYWRRRSIDLRLSGLLLVSGIAGASAGTWCFALLSRAGRLDVVISVSYMALLGTVGGLMLFESLRSLLRARREGGLPVHRRSHNWIHRMPLKMRFRTSRLYVSVIPVIGIGAGIGFIGALLGVGGGFILVPALIYLLRVPTSIVIGTSLVQTLGTMIIATLLHSVTSVSVDGLLALLMMVGGVIGAQFGAQMGLRMRGEHLRALLGLLVLAVALRFGYELIVHPVDLYQLSVLEWGARM
- the eno gene encoding phosphopyruvate hydratase, which gives rise to MTAIVDIIGRQILDSRGNPTVEVDVVLEDGSFGRAAVPSGASTGAHEAVELRDGGKPYLGKGVEKAVEAVNGEIFDAVGGRDAEDQIALDNLLIELDGTPNKSRLGANAILGVSLAAAKAAAEACGLPLYRYVGGAFAHTLPVPMMNIINGGVHADNPIDFQEFMILPVGAETFAEALRAGSEIFHTLKKSLKDAGHNTNVGDEGGFAPNLPSATAALDFIVQAIEKAGYKPGENVFIGLDCASTEFFKDGRYDLAGEGRVLDPAGMVDYLADLAGRYPIITIEDGMAEDDWAGWKLLTDRLGSKLQLVGDDLFVTNTKRLQDGISQGVGNAILVKVNQIGTLTETLDAVETAHKAAYRAVMSHRSGETEDSTIADLAVATNCGQIKTGSLARADRTAKYNQLLRIEQELGPQARYAGRSAFATFSK
- a CDS encoding DUF2165 family protein, with the protein product MLVARVSKTALVAAIALYVTLVAVGNVVDYGTNYAFVQHVLMMDTIFQTSQIAGRSINVPLVHRIAYGLIIALEWAVAIICWVGAVVMALRLRRPAVVFQRAKAWAIAGLTLGVILWAVGFLAIGGEWFGMWMSSVWNGVQPAFRIALLILAVLIYVSLPEPEIG
- a CDS encoding methyl-accepting chemotaxis protein, giving the protein MNIFGRKNAQLAFDALDRSFAIIEFETDGRITAANKNFLDLMGYRLDEVVGHPHSLFVPDALKVSDDYRRFWDDLRSGQFKSAEFLRIAKGGKEVWIQGTYNPILDGGKVIKVMKFASDITAQKLRAADFEGQIAAISKSQAVIHFTLDGQVLDANDNFLNALGYRLDEIVGKHHSMFVDPAEARTPDYARFWERLGAGEYQSAVYKRIGKGGREVWIQASYNPILDLYGRPLKVVKFATDITEEVHKQLRRETIQKAIGADLERISDEISDANQQAASAASAGSQTSSNVQAVAAGAEELAASVDEISRQVTSALKISNEAVGEGERSNAIVGGLAESAQRIGAIVALINDIAAQTNLLALNATIEAARAGEAGRGFSVVAAEVKDLASQTAKATQEISAQIAAVQGRTEEAVGALRSVGQRINDINAISTSIASAVEEQAVVARDMSANMQTAAQGVETIMQNMSAIAGSTKQVDQATRQVRERSLEIA
- a CDS encoding histidine-type phosphatase, whose translation is MAIAAGLAAGFGLTVCGTGALAADATATQPVMGSAPEPMPTGWTLKGVVVLSRHGMRGPTYAVDCDQAGGNPNGCLDAVGQLPWPTLGVVAGHLLPEGYDRVRSMGRYYRLRYAEDGVLPKTGCPVPKSVYFIADTDERVVMTAGAVMDGMFPGCDIDNLVVQGDIYRGPSCGYSKEKSAKSAQDFAGGSWEKAAKGDLAGPIAALDKVVGPLKPEVCTALGLKSPCSSADIPTTDSKPGVINFLSQPAEQLIMQYGSGLPISEVGWGRVAEATGMSTSEGIGYINKIHAFNDWVLNSSPYDAARKGSQVLDVVERNVRDVVEGKGAQFRFLSSHDNYILHVGGLLGLTWKLPSYAEHQVPLAGSIAFEVWQPPAGEPVVRLVYAAQSIDQIRDNPDLTPQSPPGLQVLPVKDCKPGPSGSCAWPAFKKIADHAIIKACVRRS